In a single window of the Rhizobium tropici CIAT 899 genome:
- a CDS encoding cellulose synthase: MKSTLIMAFTAVAVAGFTLATKDHDSPEDKIKLAKSARIEPQAMLAADNSSAGGSSGQPADLQALADHIQAAAPSAVLSDTPAKPANTTAADSVAQASPEQAQPQATQPTSPQQSNPAQAADNQPKVDESALRYFASRGDKARLQAEISRLQALYPNWRPPADPLAIPQNSDKQLEAMWQLYSEGRYAEVRKALADRQTSEPGWQPPADLLERLDIAEARTRLVNASDLKQYQTVIDIGARTPSLLTCSDIDVLWRVAEAFIRTDRAARGQDAYKYILKTCTNPQERLATIQKAAALLPYQPMQDLLALERPDGNGGREFDSIRTDLARRFVAQGNDDPKLVVSQDYLSQVERVARSQGLASDDALLGWYYLRRSNYPDAEQWFKAAHEKEDSATISQGLALVLIADRKPQEAEDAMYKWRNESKDAMATYLAATANLMALQPPANLSEDALGRIAAEVVKQKYVPTAQQFGWFARSMNQPQAAARWFETALRWKPDDEPSAYGLAITRNQLNDRVGVAEVQRLWAGRSQRIAVLGEPAPRTPTSEPLPSPNQAGQSAPQALPQTSMQQGAAQNVPPAISQAAPQPPVTRPYVNAQMPEQPIAPTRSAPSQDYAEPQARARVATRSPRKTAGCKTTVNAQALTPGNALSRGWCLMNLNRPMEAVEAFGVALDSADPKSREEAAYGQSLAYLRAGLANDASVAATKAPMNHQRAAELQVAILADRALSAFEGKRYHEALLYLDQRAQLQQERVDLMVLRGYCYLNLKMYDDAERIFTAVAATGSRDGSRGLRDLQLTLHPPRGEY; this comes from the coding sequence ATAAAGTCCACCTTGATCATGGCTTTCACGGCCGTCGCCGTGGCGGGGTTCACGCTCGCGACGAAGGATCACGATTCGCCGGAAGACAAGATCAAGCTGGCAAAGTCGGCACGTATCGAGCCACAGGCGATGCTTGCCGCCGATAACAGCTCGGCCGGCGGCAGCTCTGGACAACCCGCCGACTTGCAGGCGCTTGCCGACCATATACAGGCGGCTGCCCCGTCGGCTGTTCTCTCCGACACTCCCGCGAAGCCGGCAAATACGACCGCCGCGGATTCCGTCGCGCAAGCCTCGCCGGAGCAGGCACAGCCGCAAGCTACGCAGCCAACATCACCTCAGCAGTCCAACCCGGCACAAGCTGCCGATAATCAGCCGAAGGTCGACGAAAGCGCATTGCGCTATTTTGCAAGCCGCGGCGACAAGGCGCGACTGCAGGCCGAAATCTCCCGGCTGCAGGCGCTCTACCCCAATTGGAGGCCACCTGCCGATCCGCTGGCCATTCCGCAAAATAGCGACAAGCAGCTCGAGGCCATGTGGCAGCTCTATTCGGAGGGCCGCTACGCCGAAGTGCGCAAGGCCCTCGCCGACCGGCAGACTAGCGAACCCGGCTGGCAGCCACCCGCCGATCTGCTGGAGCGGCTCGATATCGCGGAAGCCCGCACCCGGCTCGTCAATGCCTCCGATCTGAAGCAATATCAGACCGTGATCGACATCGGCGCGAGAACGCCGAGCCTGCTGACCTGCAGCGATATCGATGTTCTCTGGCGGGTTGCCGAAGCCTTCATCCGTACCGATCGCGCTGCCCGCGGCCAAGATGCCTACAAATATATTCTGAAAACCTGCACCAATCCGCAGGAAAGGCTTGCGACCATCCAGAAGGCAGCGGCTCTGCTGCCCTATCAGCCGATGCAGGATCTTTTGGCTCTCGAAAGGCCTGATGGCAATGGCGGGCGGGAATTCGACAGCATCAGGACCGATCTGGCCCGTCGTTTCGTCGCCCAGGGCAATGACGATCCGAAGCTGGTGGTATCGCAGGATTATCTCTCGCAAGTCGAGCGTGTCGCCCGCAGCCAGGGTCTTGCATCCGACGATGCGCTCCTCGGCTGGTATTATTTGCGCCGCAGCAATTATCCCGACGCCGAGCAGTGGTTCAAGGCCGCCCATGAGAAGGAAGATTCGGCAACGATCTCACAGGGTTTGGCACTGGTGCTGATCGCCGATCGCAAGCCGCAGGAAGCCGAAGACGCCATGTATAAGTGGCGCAATGAATCCAAGGATGCGATGGCAACCTACCTTGCGGCCACCGCCAATCTGATGGCGCTGCAACCGCCGGCCAATCTCAGCGAAGATGCCCTCGGCCGCATCGCCGCGGAGGTCGTGAAGCAGAAATATGTCCCGACAGCCCAGCAGTTCGGGTGGTTTGCCCGCTCGATGAACCAGCCGCAGGCCGCAGCCCGCTGGTTCGAGACCGCTTTGCGCTGGAAACCGGACGACGAACCCTCCGCCTACGGCTTAGCCATTACCCGCAATCAGTTGAACGATCGTGTGGGCGTCGCTGAAGTCCAGAGACTGTGGGCCGGTCGCTCCCAACGCATCGCGGTGCTCGGCGAGCCCGCGCCGCGCACGCCGACCTCGGAGCCGCTGCCGTCGCCCAACCAAGCCGGACAGTCCGCACCACAGGCTCTGCCTCAAACATCGATGCAGCAAGGCGCAGCGCAGAATGTGCCCCCCGCAATCTCCCAGGCAGCACCTCAACCTCCGGTGACACGGCCCTATGTCAATGCGCAGATGCCCGAGCAGCCGATCGCGCCCACCCGCAGTGCACCATCCCAGGATTATGCTGAACCACAGGCCCGCGCCCGGGTCGCCACCCGCTCGCCACGCAAGACGGCAGGATGCAAAACCACCGTGAACGCGCAAGCGCTGACGCCTGGTAACGCTCTTTCCCGAGGCTGGTGCCTGATGAACCTCAATCGGCCCATGGAAGCAGTGGAAGCCTTTGGCGTCGCCTTGGACAGTGCGGATCCGAAGTCGCGCGAAGAGGCAGCCTATGGGCAGAGCCTGGCCTATTTGAGAGCTGGCCTTGCCAACGATGCGTCCGTTGCCGCCACCAAGGCGCCGATGAACCATCAGCGCGCCGCCGAACTACAGGTCGCCATCCTGGCCGACCGCGCCCTCTCGGCCTTCGAGGGCAAGCGCTATCACGAGGCTTTGCTCTATCTCGACCAGCGAGCGCAACTGCAGCAGGAACGCGTCGACCTGATGGTGCTGCGCGGATATTGCTACCTCAATCTGAAAATGTACGACGACGCCGAACGCATCTTCACCGCCGTCGCCGCAACCGGCAGCCGAGACGGCAGCCGTGGCTTGCGGGATTTGCAACTCACGCTACATCCGCCGCGGGGGGAATATTGA
- a CDS encoding SMP-30/gluconolactonase/LRE family protein translates to MPTDASIYEIYDTRFRNLIVPSAGLEELYSDCRWAEGPVWFADAGCLIWSDIPNERMLRWVPGGNVSIFRAPSNFANGNTRDRQGRLISCEHGGRRVTRTEIDGSITVLADSYKGKRLNSPNDVIVRSDGTIWFTDPTYGILSNYEGYKAEPEQPTRNVYRLDPATGELDVVADDFRQPNGLAFSPDETKLYVADSAASHDVSAPRHIRVFDVVDGKKLANAQVFCNIDTGIPDGFRADIDGNIWTSAGDGIHCFAADGALIGKIKIPQTVANLTFGGSKRNQLFVAATRSLYRVFTTATGVQMP, encoded by the coding sequence ATGCCGACCGACGCCTCCATTTACGAAATCTACGACACGCGCTTCCGCAATCTGATCGTCCCGAGCGCCGGCCTGGAGGAGCTTTACTCGGATTGCCGTTGGGCCGAGGGGCCGGTCTGGTTTGCCGATGCCGGATGCCTGATCTGGAGCGACATTCCCAACGAGCGCATGCTGCGCTGGGTGCCGGGCGGGAATGTCTCGATCTTTCGCGCGCCCTCGAACTTTGCCAACGGCAATACGCGCGATCGCCAAGGGCGGTTGATATCCTGCGAACATGGCGGCCGCCGTGTCACACGCACGGAGATCGACGGCTCCATCACTGTTCTTGCCGACAGTTATAAGGGCAAGCGCCTGAATTCACCCAACGACGTGATCGTCCGCTCGGACGGAACGATCTGGTTTACCGACCCGACCTACGGCATTCTCTCCAATTACGAGGGTTACAAGGCGGAGCCGGAGCAGCCGACCCGCAACGTCTACCGCCTCGATCCGGCCACCGGCGAGTTGGATGTGGTAGCGGACGATTTCCGCCAGCCGAACGGCTTGGCCTTTTCCCCGGACGAGACGAAGCTCTATGTTGCCGACTCCGCCGCAAGCCACGACGTCAGCGCCCCCCGCCACATTCGTGTCTTCGATGTTGTGGATGGCAAGAAACTCGCGAACGCCCAGGTCTTCTGCAACATCGACACCGGCATCCCGGACGGCTTCCGAGCCGACATCGACGGCAATATCTGGACAAGCGCCGGCGACGGCATTCATTGTTTTGCGGCTGATGGGGCTTTGATCGGCAAGATCAAGATACCGCAGACGGTCGCCAATCTCACGTTCGGCGGCTCGAAGCGGAACCAGCTTTTCGTTGCTGCAACGCGCTCGCTGTATCGTGTCTTTACGACCGCCACTGGGGTGCAGATGCCTTAA
- the bcsA gene encoding UDP-forming cellulose synthase catalytic subunit: MQTARSILIWAVIALCGIVLITLPVNLQTQLIASTVVVTLMAIIKILKRQGTWRLVALAFGTAIVLRYVYWRTSYTLPPVNQPENFIPGLLLYLAEMYNVAMLMLSLFIVATPLPPRTKRASETKNFPSVDVFVPSYNEDTNLLANTLASAKAMDYPADKLRVWLLDDGGTLQKRNSTKILESQAAIARHDELKRLCVDLDVEYLTRDRNEHAKAGNLNNGLEHSNGELIAVFDADHAPARDFLRETVGYFEDDPKLFLVQTPHFFINPDPLERNLRTFDSMPSENEMFYGIIQRGLDKWNAAFFCGSAAVLSRKALQSQNGFSGISITEDCETALALHGAGWNSIYVDKPLIAGLQPATFASFIGQRSRWAQGMMQILRFRFPLLKRGLTLPQRLCYMSSTLFWLFPFPRVIFLFAPLFYLFFDLEIFTASGSEFLAYTLAYMLVNLMMQNYLYGSFRWPWISELYEYVQTVHLLPAVVSVMLNPRKPTFKVTAKDESIAVSRLSEISRPFFVIFAVQIIALAVTIYRIYAEPYKADVTLVVGGWNIINLILSGCALGVVSERGERASSRRVRVDRRSEFGIDGRWNSASIEDVSVHGARLNVFNKDLEPVKVGSEATIRFQPYSGAEMVTLSIVVRNIEQMGDITAIGCQYIPKGAADHRLIADLVFANSDQWTKFQQARRRNPGIIRGTFWFLSMSLYQTSRGLLYLFKGVGSDRTQRQDAKARS, from the coding sequence ATGCAGACTGCACGCAGCATCTTGATATGGGCCGTGATAGCGCTATGCGGGATTGTGCTGATCACCTTGCCGGTCAACCTTCAAACGCAGCTGATTGCCAGCACGGTGGTCGTTACCCTGATGGCGATCATCAAGATCCTCAAGCGCCAGGGAACCTGGCGGCTGGTGGCCCTCGCCTTCGGCACCGCCATCGTGCTGCGTTATGTCTATTGGCGCACATCCTATACGCTGCCGCCCGTCAATCAGCCGGAAAACTTCATTCCCGGCCTGCTGCTCTACCTCGCCGAAATGTACAATGTCGCGATGCTGATGCTCAGCCTCTTCATCGTCGCCACGCCTCTGCCGCCCCGCACCAAGCGCGCTTCCGAAACCAAGAACTTCCCGAGCGTCGATGTCTTCGTGCCGTCCTATAACGAAGATACCAATCTTCTGGCCAACACGCTCGCCTCCGCCAAGGCTATGGACTATCCGGCCGATAAGCTGAGGGTCTGGCTGCTTGACGATGGCGGCACCTTGCAGAAGCGCAATTCGACGAAGATTTTGGAATCGCAGGCGGCAATCGCCCGCCATGACGAACTCAAGCGGCTCTGCGTCGATCTCGATGTCGAATATCTGACGCGCGACCGCAACGAACATGCCAAGGCGGGCAACCTCAATAACGGGTTGGAGCATTCGAACGGCGAACTGATCGCCGTTTTCGATGCGGACCATGCGCCCGCGCGTGATTTCCTGCGCGAGACCGTCGGCTACTTCGAGGACGACCCGAAGCTCTTTCTGGTTCAAACCCCGCATTTCTTCATCAATCCGGACCCGCTGGAGCGCAACCTGCGCACCTTTGACAGCATGCCGAGCGAGAACGAAATGTTCTACGGCATCATTCAGCGCGGCCTCGATAAATGGAATGCCGCCTTCTTCTGCGGTTCAGCCGCCGTGCTCAGCCGCAAGGCGCTGCAATCGCAAAACGGTTTTAGCGGCATTAGCATCACGGAAGATTGCGAAACCGCGCTTGCGCTTCATGGTGCGGGCTGGAACAGCATCTATGTCGACAAGCCGCTGATTGCCGGCTTGCAGCCGGCGACCTTCGCAAGCTTCATTGGCCAGCGCAGCCGCTGGGCGCAGGGCATGATGCAGATCCTGCGCTTCCGCTTTCCGCTCTTGAAGCGCGGTCTGACGCTGCCGCAGCGGCTCTGCTACATGTCGTCGACGCTGTTCTGGCTGTTTCCGTTTCCGCGCGTCATCTTCCTGTTTGCGCCACTCTTCTATCTCTTCTTCGATCTCGAGATCTTCACCGCATCGGGCAGCGAGTTCCTCGCCTATACGCTTGCCTATATGCTCGTGAACCTGATGATGCAGAACTACCTCTACGGCTCGTTCCGCTGGCCCTGGATTTCCGAGCTCTACGAATATGTCCAGACGGTGCACCTCTTGCCGGCCGTCGTCTCGGTCATGCTCAATCCCCGCAAGCCGACCTTCAAGGTCACGGCCAAGGACGAATCGATTGCCGTCAGCCGACTTTCGGAAATCAGCCGCCCGTTCTTCGTCATCTTTGCTGTGCAGATCATCGCGCTAGCGGTCACCATATACCGCATCTATGCGGAGCCCTATAAGGCGGACGTCACGCTTGTCGTCGGCGGCTGGAACATCATCAACCTCATCCTTTCCGGCTGCGCACTCGGCGTCGTCTCCGAACGCGGGGAGCGCGCCTCTTCACGGCGCGTGCGGGTCGATCGCCGCAGCGAATTCGGGATCGACGGACGGTGGAATTCCGCTTCCATCGAGGATGTCTCGGTCCACGGCGCCAGACTGAACGTCTTCAACAAGGATCTGGAGCCGGTTAAGGTCGGTTCGGAAGCAACCATACGCTTTCAGCCCTATAGCGGCGCCGAAATGGTGACCTTGTCGATTGTCGTCCGCAATATCGAACAGATGGGAGATATCACGGCCATCGGCTGCCAATATATTCCGAAGGGTGCTGCCGACCACCGCCTGATTGCCGATCTCGTCTTTGCCAATTCCGATCAATGGACGAAGTTCCAGCAGGCGCGGCGGCGCAATCCCGGCATCATCCGCGGAACCTTCTGGTTCCTCAGCATGTCGCTTTATCAGACCAGCCGCGGCCTGCTCTATCTGTTCAAAGGTGTGGGCTCCGATCGCACGCAGCGGCAGGATGCGAAGGCGAGAAGCTGA
- a CDS encoding glycosyl hydrolase family 8 yields the protein MKLWRLVLAICSVAILTTAQPAAAQRAAIDPQAWAAYKAKFLDVNGRIIDNGNGGISHSEGQGYGMLLAYLANSPADFEQIWYFTRTELLLRDDGLAVWKWDPAVIPHVADTNNASDGDLLIAYALALAGSAWNNRDYLQTAASMARSILAHLVITSAGTTLLIPGAEGYRPPGRKDGPVINPSYWVFEAIPVMALLVPSDRWKKLSNDGLALLRSLQFGPRRLPADWVSLKAKPEPADGFEAEFGYNSVRIPLYLARAGIDDKALLSRLQQGMTVTEDEPATIDLATGKPKDLLPDVGYRIVNDVVACVVSGTKLPASVRRFTPSLYYPATLQLLSLAFVTEKHPECL from the coding sequence ATGAAGCTTTGGCGCCTTGTTCTTGCTATCTGCAGCGTGGCCATATTGACGACAGCGCAACCGGCTGCCGCTCAACGAGCGGCAATCGATCCGCAGGCCTGGGCTGCCTACAAGGCGAAATTCCTCGATGTGAATGGTCGCATCATCGACAACGGCAATGGCGGCATCAGCCATAGCGAGGGGCAAGGATACGGCATGCTGCTTGCTTATCTTGCCAATAGTCCGGCCGATTTCGAACAGATCTGGTATTTTACCCGCACGGAGCTGCTGCTACGCGATGACGGTCTTGCCGTCTGGAAATGGGACCCGGCCGTCATCCCGCACGTAGCGGACACGAACAATGCTTCGGATGGCGATCTGCTGATTGCTTACGCGCTAGCCCTGGCGGGATCGGCCTGGAACAACAGAGATTATCTACAGACGGCCGCAAGCATGGCGAGATCCATCCTTGCTCATCTTGTCATCACGTCCGCAGGGACGACGCTGCTTATTCCAGGCGCCGAAGGTTACCGGCCACCGGGGCGCAAGGATGGGCCGGTCATCAATCCATCCTATTGGGTCTTCGAAGCGATCCCCGTCATGGCGCTGCTGGTGCCTTCCGATCGCTGGAAGAAGCTCAGCAACGACGGCCTTGCCCTGCTGCGCTCCCTGCAATTTGGCCCGCGTAGACTTCCCGCCGATTGGGTCAGCCTCAAGGCGAAACCGGAACCCGCGGACGGCTTCGAAGCGGAATTCGGCTATAATAGCGTCAGGATCCCGCTTTACTTGGCGCGCGCCGGGATCGACGACAAGGCGTTGCTTTCACGCCTCCAGCAGGGAATGACCGTCACGGAGGATGAGCCTGCCACGATCGATCTGGCGACCGGCAAGCCGAAGGACCTCCTTCCCGACGTGGGTTATAGAATTGTTAACGATGTTGTGGCGTGTGTGGTGAGCGGTACGAAACTGCCTGCTTCGGTCCGGCGGTTCACCCCATCGCTTTACTATCCGGCCACCTTGCAGCTGTTGAGCCTGGCTTTCGTCACGGAGAAGCATCCGGAGTGTTTATAA
- the bcsN gene encoding cellulose biosynthesis protein BcsN — translation MHFSKTIVLIMLACIGAGCTTTGQVRQSIGVETVTSDKALAFSPPGGPAIINVVERRHGKDVEQTIALSTSSSVSGQNFLKIQFQGITGPNPGSGSRPFDTISDRVIAREMAAAIPGVRLARSATFVQNSYGPFGYASGQSRAGDTCLYAWQQVKAGFAPQQEQRNFGMVQVRIRLCDAHASERELLSTVYGYTIAGHFAGAALNPFGAPRGADAALGKPGEPVYPDAAPYRTAPISIGYQSAPVTMRPTIRRRPVVIQPQPQTAPALPPMTGPRVPLPDGGSDPSQTNGGSGTSSSAAPPPANTASNMIVPLPDCNRATGISQGCR, via the coding sequence ATGCATTTTTCAAAGACGATAGTTTTGATAATGTTGGCCTGTATCGGGGCTGGTTGCACCACAACCGGTCAGGTTCGCCAATCGATCGGCGTGGAAACTGTCACAAGTGACAAGGCGCTGGCATTTTCGCCACCTGGCGGACCGGCGATCATAAACGTGGTCGAGCGCAGGCATGGCAAGGATGTCGAGCAGACGATCGCGCTTTCCACCTCGTCTTCCGTCTCAGGCCAGAACTTCCTCAAGATCCAATTTCAAGGCATAACCGGCCCCAATCCGGGATCTGGGAGCCGGCCGTTCGATACGATCAGCGACCGGGTGATTGCTCGCGAAATGGCGGCAGCAATACCTGGCGTTCGGCTCGCGCGCTCGGCAACCTTCGTCCAGAACAGCTACGGGCCGTTCGGCTATGCTTCCGGCCAGAGCCGGGCGGGCGATACATGTCTTTATGCCTGGCAGCAGGTGAAGGCCGGTTTTGCGCCACAGCAGGAGCAGCGCAATTTCGGCATGGTGCAGGTGCGCATCCGGCTCTGCGATGCCCATGCGAGCGAACGCGAGCTATTGAGCACGGTCTACGGTTATACGATCGCTGGCCATTTTGCCGGCGCCGCGCTCAATCCTTTCGGTGCACCGCGCGGTGCTGATGCTGCTCTCGGCAAGCCCGGCGAACCGGTCTATCCCGACGCGGCACCCTACCGCACTGCGCCGATCAGCATCGGCTACCAGTCCGCCCCCGTCACAATGCGCCCGACAATCAGGCGCCGGCCGGTCGTGATCCAACCTCAGCCGCAGACGGCACCAGCGCTGCCGCCAATGACTGGACCGCGCGTACCGCTGCCGGATGGTGGAAGCGACCCATCTCAAACCAATGGCGGAAGCGGCACGAGTTCGTCAGCTGCACCACCGCCTGCAAATACTGCAAGCAATATGATCGTGCCTTTACCGGACTGTAACAGGGCAACTGGCATATCTCAGGGGTGCCGCTAG
- a CDS encoding alpha/beta hydrolase, whose translation MSHTSSHNAASILAPATLPGCSFIDLKFDNADHPHRIFLYRPDKPAPPEGWPILYLTDGNACFATAVDALKVQASYPNGTNVAEGVIVAIGYPTDESYDPLRRSWDLSPPPGRVYPPFFPDTPDVKTGGAERFLTLIEDELKPWIEQQAPIDRSRQTLFGHSFGGLFTLYALFCKPDAFSRWISASPAIYWEDAAILSMEREFLDRHQEPLDLVLHLSAGQYEGENLAPFHKGTAEEQKRQERAKETRTIELAREMAERWGKLVSSTGTITFEEYAAENHMSVLPVALNRAVQIALRRKKSF comes from the coding sequence ATGTCTCATACATCATCACACAATGCCGCTTCCATTCTGGCGCCGGCCACCCTTCCCGGCTGCTCATTCATTGACCTGAAGTTTGACAATGCCGATCATCCGCACAGGATCTTTCTTTATCGCCCGGACAAACCGGCACCGCCGGAGGGTTGGCCGATCCTATACCTGACCGACGGCAACGCCTGCTTTGCGACCGCCGTCGACGCGCTGAAGGTGCAGGCGAGCTATCCGAACGGAACCAATGTCGCGGAAGGCGTCATCGTTGCCATCGGCTATCCCACGGACGAGTCATATGACCCGCTTCGCCGGTCCTGGGATTTGAGCCCGCCGCCCGGACGGGTCTATCCGCCGTTCTTTCCCGATACGCCGGATGTAAAGACCGGGGGTGCTGAACGCTTTCTGACGCTGATCGAGGACGAACTCAAACCCTGGATAGAACAGCAGGCTCCGATCGACCGCTCGCGCCAGACGCTTTTCGGCCATTCGTTTGGTGGCCTGTTCACGCTCTACGCGCTGTTTTGCAAACCTGATGCCTTCAGCCGCTGGATTTCCGCAAGCCCGGCGATCTACTGGGAAGATGCCGCCATTCTTTCGATGGAGAGAGAATTCCTCGACAGGCACCAAGAGCCGCTCGACCTGGTACTGCATCTTTCCGCCGGTCAGTATGAAGGCGAGAACCTCGCGCCCTTCCACAAAGGCACCGCCGAGGAGCAAAAACGACAGGAACGTGCGAAGGAAACGCGCACGATAGAACTTGCCCGCGAGATGGCTGAGAGATGGGGCAAACTAGTGTCATCCACAGGAACGATTACCTTTGAGGAATATGCCGCAGAGAACCACATGTCGGTCCTTCCGGTCGCGCTGAACCGGGCCGTCCAGATCGCACTTCGAAGAAAGAAATCATTCTGA
- a CDS encoding cellulose biosynthesis cyclic di-GMP-binding regulatory protein BcsB has product MNRTFPILLLLLGAVTAQAQTAPFDMSGERPKGEAPTVPQIIIPQTAAPQTESPKTAAPPASAPQTVAPQVAPPLVMTPPAVAPQTPAPQAVPPVAPAQTTPQAAGKTKQATAGNDASAFRRYVVPFAKLRLEGEADRKSWSIYLTPEQAAAPAKLTFAYQNAVVVAPEVSQITVLVNDRAVHQQQIGSSDNESDISFDIPRGLLQPGANLLTLEATQRHRVDCDIASTYELWTDIDPARTYLSFAGRDAEKLSTTDAIRAIGVDGTGKTQFNLVVPGLAQPETTKPILHLAQGLALLSGMPNQTFSFGTDALTAPGPGKMTVLIGTPAELQSVFAVPAAAQNGALATFATDPRSGQQLLLLSGPSWQAISSAVDMVVSPTERAPGTRRDLLVTQRWSAPDAPLIYSGTSLSFEQLGVKTTEFSGRRFHTSFNVAIPSDFYANAYGEATILLDAAYAKDVRPGSHIDVYVNGSIATTKPITATGGGIFRQLPIRITMRHFKPGLNTITLEAMLLADEDTACAPAATSSTTPRFALFDTSQFTVPDFARVAQRPNLAALAGTGYPYSRETEPAALFIDRPDADTLSATATLLGQMALTAGHPIPFEPTASPNTVGTRSALFIGSVSQLPSTILAQMNISAASQVAWRPPAPGQGNIPEASVTIADWRSRINGGILQGQMQSFQQWMHRNFDITLSSLRFIPSSEQMFTPSNANSFLIAQEANPTNDATWTVVTAPSAGDLRAGAEAMSAQHTWSQIGGRITVYSGKTGKIDTVPVSRFSFVVSQPWSLTNYRLIAANWLSSNILSYALLFVIGSFLLGVSTASVLSKIGRRE; this is encoded by the coding sequence ATGAACCGCACCTTCCCCATCCTCCTGCTTCTTCTTGGCGCCGTTACAGCACAGGCACAGACGGCGCCGTTTGACATGTCCGGCGAGCGGCCAAAGGGCGAAGCGCCGACAGTACCTCAGATCATTATCCCGCAAACTGCCGCGCCGCAGACGGAGTCCCCCAAAACAGCAGCGCCTCCGGCTAGCGCTCCTCAAACCGTCGCACCTCAAGTCGCTCCGCCTCTGGTCATGACTCCGCCGGCCGTTGCGCCGCAAACTCCGGCGCCACAAGCCGTCCCGCCTGTTGCTCCCGCGCAGACAACGCCACAAGCGGCAGGGAAGACGAAGCAGGCGACCGCTGGCAACGATGCGTCGGCATTCCGGCGCTATGTCGTTCCCTTCGCAAAGCTGCGATTGGAGGGGGAGGCCGATCGCAAGTCCTGGTCGATCTATCTGACGCCTGAGCAGGCGGCAGCCCCGGCGAAACTCACATTTGCCTATCAGAATGCAGTTGTCGTCGCCCCGGAGGTATCCCAGATCACCGTTCTGGTGAATGACCGCGCCGTTCATCAGCAGCAGATCGGCTCCTCGGACAACGAGTCCGATATCAGCTTCGACATCCCGCGCGGGCTCCTTCAGCCCGGCGCCAATCTATTGACCCTCGAGGCGACGCAGAGACACCGCGTCGACTGCGACATTGCCTCGACGTATGAGCTCTGGACCGATATCGATCCCGCCAGAACCTATCTCAGCTTTGCCGGCCGCGACGCAGAAAAACTGTCGACGACCGACGCCATCCGCGCGATCGGTGTCGACGGCACCGGGAAGACGCAATTCAATCTCGTCGTACCGGGCCTGGCTCAACCAGAGACGACCAAGCCGATCCTGCATCTGGCACAGGGATTGGCGCTTCTGAGCGGAATGCCGAACCAGACCTTTTCGTTTGGCACGGATGCCCTAACCGCACCTGGCCCCGGCAAAATGACCGTGCTTATCGGCACGCCGGCGGAGCTGCAGTCCGTCTTTGCCGTTCCGGCCGCGGCGCAAAACGGCGCACTGGCGACCTTCGCGACAGACCCGCGCAGCGGTCAGCAGCTTCTTCTTCTCAGCGGTCCTTCCTGGCAGGCGATCTCGTCTGCGGTCGACATGGTGGTGTCGCCGACCGAACGCGCGCCCGGCACTCGCCGAGATCTGCTGGTAACACAGCGATGGTCCGCACCCGACGCGCCATTGATCTATTCCGGCACCAGCCTTTCCTTCGAACAGCTAGGCGTCAAGACCACAGAATTCTCCGGCCGGCGTTTCCATACCAGCTTCAACGTGGCGATCCCCTCCGATTTCTATGCGAATGCCTATGGCGAGGCGACCATCCTGCTGGATGCAGCCTATGCCAAGGATGTGCGGCCGGGCAGCCATATCGACGTCTACGTCAATGGAAGCATCGCCACGACCAAGCCGATCACAGCGACCGGGGGCGGCATTTTCCGGCAATTGCCCATCCGCATCACCATGCGCCATTTCAAGCCTGGCCTGAACACGATCACGCTTGAAGCCATGTTGCTGGCCGATGAGGATACCGCCTGCGCGCCAGCCGCGACATCGAGCACGACGCCGCGATTTGCACTATTCGACACGAGCCAGTTCACGGTGCCGGACTTCGCGAGGGTCGCACAGCGCCCGAATCTGGCGGCGCTCGCCGGCACAGGCTACCCCTACAGCCGCGAGACCGAGCCCGCCGCGCTCTTCATCGACCGCCCGGATGCTGACACCTTGTCTGCGACCGCAACACTCCTAGGCCAGATGGCTCTCACCGCCGGTCACCCGATCCCTTTCGAACCGACCGCCTCGCCGAATACCGTCGGCACCCGTAGTGCGCTGTTCATAGGATCCGTTTCGCAGCTGCCGTCGACAATCCTTGCGCAAATGAACATCTCCGCTGCGAGCCAGGTCGCCTGGCGTCCGCCCGCCCCTGGCCAGGGCAATATACCGGAAGCGTCCGTGACGATTGCCGATTGGCGCTCGCGCATCAATGGCGGGATATTGCAGGGACAGATGCAGAGCTTTCAGCAATGGATGCATCGCAATTTCGACATTACTCTGAGCTCGTTGCGCTTCATTCCCAGCTCCGAGCAGATGTTCACACCATCGAATGCAAACAGCTTCCTGATTGCCCAGGAGGCAAATCCCACCAATGACGCGACCTGGACCGTCGTCACCGCGCCCAGTGCCGGAGACCTGCGGGCAGGCGCCGAGGCGATGAGCGCGCAACATACCTGGTCGCAGATCGGCGGTCGCATTACGGTGTATTCGGGCAAGACGGGGAAAATCGATACGGTGCCCGTGAGCCGATTCAGCTTTGTCGTCTCCCAGCCCTGGTCGCTGACAAACTATCGGCTGATCGCCGCAAACTGGCTTTCCAGCAACATATTGTCCTACGCCTTGCTGTTCGTGATCGGCTCCTTCCTGCTCGGCGTGAGCACGGCAAGCGTTCTTTCCAAGATCGGCAGGCGCGAATGA